In Intestinibacillus sp. Marseille-P6563, a single genomic region encodes these proteins:
- a CDS encoding methyl-accepting chemotaxis protein, translating to MKSVKSKILIGMVATIVFGMVVLGVISVLMNLRGSQKLTETALEGALSVATERVEQELTRYTEAIQSAAKMTEFSDPLVPVATKQENLNAWAQDYGMVRGNILDTNGNSLFDGNNYSDREYFQRAMQGEYFVSTPVLSKETGELTIIVAGPLYQGGNDQNPIMGVLYFVPQETFLNDIMASIHITENNGAYLIDKDGTTIADVTMENVGVENIEEEAKTDSSLAALAEYHQAIHNGKSGVGEYKYKGETKMVAYGPLKSTDGWGMGIMLPKSDLMSDVYAAIVVTIIVAVVVTLLGIIIAIGMAVSISRPIQACVERIDLLAEGNLSAPVPQINTKDETGRLAKTTENIVEHLQNIIGDLSYLLKEMANGNFDVRSRDHGYYIGDFAPVLTSMQQINRDLSSTMAQINTASVQVSAGAEQVSSGAQSLAQGATEQASAVQELAATINQISTDSQRTASMAEDAKAATQQAGMELQTSSEDIMTLDSSMEKISSASQEISKIISTIENIAFQTNILALNAAVEAARAGAAGKGFAVVADEVRNLASKSDQAAKATKELIEKSIGAVDEGAALMKRVSSSVNSLMEAAHTATSGMNAVAEAVRQETESIVQITQGIDQISSVVQTNSATAEESAAASEELSGQSEMLKSLVGRFRLRQEDMH from the coding sequence ATGAAAAGTGTAAAAAGCAAAATATTGATAGGAATGGTAGCGACGATCGTGTTCGGTATGGTCGTACTGGGGGTTATCAGCGTTTTGATGAACTTGCGTGGTTCACAAAAACTGACGGAAACAGCGCTGGAAGGCGCGTTGTCGGTTGCGACAGAGCGCGTTGAGCAGGAGTTGACGAGATATACGGAAGCCATTCAAAGCGCAGCCAAAATGACGGAATTCAGTGATCCACTGGTGCCTGTCGCAACCAAGCAGGAAAACCTGAATGCTTGGGCGCAGGATTACGGCATGGTGCGCGGCAACATTTTGGACACCAATGGCAACAGTTTGTTTGACGGAAACAACTACTCGGACCGCGAGTATTTCCAGCGTGCGATGCAAGGGGAATATTTTGTTTCCACGCCGGTTCTGAGTAAGGAAACTGGAGAACTGACTATCATTGTGGCAGGTCCGTTGTATCAGGGCGGCAATGATCAAAATCCGATCATGGGTGTACTCTATTTTGTGCCGCAGGAAACTTTCCTCAATGATATTATGGCCTCGATTCATATTACGGAAAATAATGGTGCGTATCTAATTGATAAGGACGGCACCACGATTGCAGACGTAACAATGGAAAATGTCGGTGTAGAAAACATTGAAGAGGAAGCGAAAACCGACTCCAGTTTGGCGGCATTGGCTGAGTATCATCAGGCAATCCACAACGGTAAGAGCGGCGTTGGTGAGTACAAGTACAAAGGCGAAACCAAGATGGTAGCATATGGACCTCTGAAAAGTACAGACGGCTGGGGCATGGGCATCATGTTGCCTAAGTCGGATCTGATGAGTGATGTCTACGCTGCAATTGTCGTTACTATCATTGTGGCAGTTGTCGTTACGTTGCTGGGCATCATCATTGCGATCGGTATGGCCGTTTCGATCAGCCGTCCGATTCAGGCATGCGTGGAACGCATCGATCTGCTGGCAGAAGGCAACCTGTCTGCACCGGTTCCGCAGATCAATACCAAGGACGAAACCGGGCGATTGGCCAAGACAACCGAAAATATCGTGGAGCATCTGCAAAATATCATTGGCGATCTGAGTTATCTGCTGAAGGAAATGGCTAATGGTAACTTCGATGTTCGTTCGCGTGACCATGGATATTACATTGGGGACTTTGCTCCGGTTTTGACAAGCATGCAGCAAATCAACCGTGATCTGAGCAGTACAATGGCACAGATCAATACCGCTTCGGTACAGGTTTCCGCCGGTGCGGAACAGGTATCTTCCGGTGCGCAGTCGCTGGCACAGGGCGCAACCGAGCAGGCCAGCGCGGTACAAGAACTGGCAGCCACCATCAACCAGATCTCGACGGACAGCCAGAGAACTGCAAGCATGGCAGAAGATGCGAAGGCTGCAACCCAGCAGGCTGGTATGGAATTGCAGACCAGCAGTGAAGATATCATGACGCTGGATAGCTCGATGGAAAAGATTTCGAGCGCATCCCAGGAAATCAGCAAGATCATTTCGACGATCGAAAACATTGCGTTCCAGACCAACATTCTGGCGCTCAATGCTGCGGTCGAAGCAGCTCGTGCGGGTGCAGCTGGTAAGGGCTTTGCAGTCGTTGCGGATGAAGTACGTAACCTGGCATCCAAGTCCGACCAGGCAGCAAAGGCTACCAAGGAACTGATCGAGAAGTCGATTGGTGCAGTGGATGAAGGTGCGGCCCTGATGAAGCGTGTCAGCAGCTCGGTCAACTCTTTGATGGAAGCAGCACACACGGCAACATCTGGTATGAATGCAGTTGCAGAAGCAGTACGGCAGGAAACCGAGTCGATCGTCCAGATCACGCAGGGCATCGATCAGATTTCCAGCGTAGTACAGACCAACTCGGCAACGGCAGAAGAATCGGCAGCAGCAAGCGAAGAACTTTCGGGACAGTCCGAAATGCTCAAGTCGCTTGTTGGACGGTTCCGTCTGCGGCAGGAGGATATGCACTAA
- a CDS encoding IS110 family transposase, giving the protein MVVSVGIDVAKDKHDCFIQSSEGEVLADVFTISNNMDGFHTLLEKIQACTASQDKIKVGLEATGHYSYNLLGFLLDNGLATYVLNPLRTNLYRKSLSLRKTKTDRVDARTIATMLLSDVGLKPYTNTAYHNEELKSLTRYRFDKVKERAKLKSSISRLVCILFPELEKLVSSLHLATVYALLEEFPGAKQIARAHLTRLKSLLENASKGRYKRDMAVAVRDAARNSIGSKMPAKSLELQHTIRLIQELDTEIDEIEAEIEAMMEEIHSPITTIPGIGCRMGAMILAEVGDLSRFDSSDKLLAYAGMSPSTYQSGQLKNCYPHMEKRGSRYLRYALYNTTKYVCLWNPTFAAYLAKKRAEGKHYNVAISHAAKKLVRLIFAMEKSKQPYRSVA; this is encoded by the coding sequence ATGGTAGTTTCTGTTGGTATTGATGTGGCAAAGGACAAGCACGACTGCTTTATTCAGAGTTCGGAGGGTGAAGTGCTTGCAGATGTGTTTACCATTTCCAACAATATGGATGGATTTCACACACTGCTGGAGAAAATCCAGGCCTGCACCGCATCCCAGGACAAAATAAAGGTAGGGCTTGAGGCTACGGGACATTACAGCTACAATCTGCTTGGATTTCTTCTTGACAACGGTCTGGCCACCTATGTCTTGAATCCCTTACGCACGAACCTCTACCGGAAAAGTCTCAGCCTGCGAAAGACCAAGACCGACCGTGTAGATGCTCGAACCATTGCTACTATGCTGTTATCCGATGTGGGCCTCAAACCCTACACGAATACAGCATATCACAATGAGGAACTAAAGTCACTCACCAGATACCGTTTTGACAAGGTAAAAGAACGAGCAAAACTGAAAAGCTCAATTTCCAGACTGGTTTGCATTCTCTTCCCTGAACTGGAGAAGCTGGTGTCCTCTCTCCATTTGGCGACTGTCTATGCTCTGCTGGAAGAGTTTCCAGGTGCCAAACAGATTGCCAGGGCACACCTGACAAGGCTCAAATCCCTTCTGGAGAATGCCTCCAAAGGACGCTATAAGCGGGATATGGCTGTGGCAGTTCGGGATGCGGCACGAAACTCCATTGGTTCTAAAATGCCTGCCAAGTCCCTGGAATTACAGCACACCATCCGGCTCATCCAGGAATTAGATACCGAGATTGACGAGATTGAAGCAGAAATTGAGGCCATGATGGAGGAAATCCATTCTCCCATCACCACCATTCCAGGTATTGGCTGCCGCATGGGTGCCATGATCCTGGCAGAGGTTGGGGATCTCTCTCGCTTCGACTCCTCAGACAAGCTGCTGGCTTATGCCGGAATGTCACCGTCTACTTACCAATCCGGACAGCTCAAAAATTGCTACCCGCACATGGAGAAACGAGGCTCCCGATACTTACGCTACGCTCTTTACAATACTACCAAGTATGTCTGTCTTTGGAATCCAACCTTTGCCGCCTATCTCGCTAAAAAGAGGGCCGAGGGTAAGCACTACAATGTTGCCATCTCCCACGCTGCCAAGAAGCTGGTGCGGCTTATCTTTGCCATGGAGAAATCCAAGCAGCCCTATCGCTCAGTAGCCTGA
- a CDS encoding YjfB family protein, with protein sequence MMDSIAAMSVGMSNAQLQQSVSISVAKKAMDSAELAAQEMLQMLPSTPGVGANIDTYA encoded by the coding sequence ATGATGGATAGCATCGCGGCAATGTCCGTCGGCATGAGCAATGCACAGTTGCAGCAAAGTGTGTCGATTTCGGTGGCCAAAAAAGCAATGGATTCCGCTGAGTTGGCAGCACAGGAGATGCTCCAGATGTTGCCGAGCACACCGGGTGTAGGGGCGAATATCGACACCTACGCATAA